Within Telopea speciosissima isolate NSW1024214 ecotype Mountain lineage chromosome 8, Tspe_v1, whole genome shotgun sequence, the genomic segment ACTCCCGAACTCCGACGGTCAATAGGTTCCGGAGAGCACCTGATGTCTCTAGAAACATTGGGCACAACCAGACCATCATACAGTAACAGATCCCTTGGTTGTTCTTCATCCACCTCAACTACAGTAGAACCTGCAACCCCTTTGCAGTAAAGCAATCTGTTGTCGAAGTTCACATCAAAACCCCTACCTAAAGCCTGTATGGAATTCAAAAAAGTGTGGAAGGCCGCTGCATTCTCCTCCATCCTCATCACCTCAAAACCAAGAAACCAAAGGCAGAGATGAAATTAGACAAAACTGGAAATTTCTTCAATCCGTCCATTCCCACTCCAACTTAAAGCAGAACCCAAGTCCCAAATACCCAtcttcagttttttctttttgtaaggATAACCTCAGCAGAAACTAACTATTAAAGCGAAATTTCGCATCTGGGTTCCTCGACAAAACACGGAAACGACTTAAAAATCGGGTCTTTATCTTCCTAGAAGCATACCCAAATCGAAACCTCTACTCTCTTTTCCCCCATCAATGAACTTGCAGATAGGATAGATGACCGAAGCCCCAAATAACCGTTCACCAAATCTCACCATCCAAAGATCTTTCCTTCCCCTTGACTTCAGTGAAAAACCCCAGAAACACTCAAAACTCCACTAAAGCATAAGAGTCATTCATCATCAGCCGATCCAAGTCTTTCAAGTTCCATCTTTTCAGGATTTTGAATCTCagatttctttttcctcttctctttcccttcttcaaatcttcactTTTTGCTGCTATTACGGTCTACAAAtttacttttctctctctctctctctatctatctatcttctGCTTGTCTGAATTGCTTTGtggccaaaagaaaagaaaggacaaaaaaagAAGCGTTGAAGCATTGACCACAATCTTTGAATAGTCAATTTCTCGTGGATATATTGAAGATATACCAAACATCATAGTGATTCTTCCGAGATAATGAATCGTTTTGTTAATGAATCCAACGGTTCTGATAGTGGGAATACAAGAAATAATTGATGACCTTGTACGTATATTAGGAAAGTTCCAAGCACCAAAAGAATAACATTATAATGAAAGAATACTTGGTCAACATCATGAAGGGTCAACGCAGAAATTTTTAAATTCTTCCATATTAAAAGGAAGCTTTGAATAATATTATTATGGATTGAGATTTGTTTGACTCCAATGCTTATTAAATAAAAGGGGCGCTCTTCTCTCTGCCTGCAGCGCAGGCtatgcctaggcacatgggggtggcgTAATGACCACCATACCCCCTGCATAAGCTGCCTATGTGCTTGGGGTGCAACCTGTGCtatggcacaaagaacattcttcTTAAATAAAAGTTAGGGTTTAATAACGCTAACTAGTGTTGTGCCTAGGCGTTAAGAGTATCAAAAAATAATCGAAACAAATATTGGAACTAGAATCGACTATTTACGATCGAATCGAACtgtatttcaaaaaaaaatgatttgctttgattttatatttttttacagTTCGGTTTTTTATTTACACCACAAAACCATAGTTCTAAATCGAATAAGAATCGGggggaaaaaattcaaatagaatCTAGTAACTCTTACTTGAATACTAGTCCttgcatcaattggattaattattaatataataattaatttataaaataataattattgcATCAtgcttgaaacataaaataaataaattatattgggttttatatattatatttgttcaaatatgaattgaaaatgatggatgatgttaaattggattaacaaaaccctacttgttaatagaagaaatagtttgtttatcatgtgagagtggagaagaaaaaaaaaatgaaaaaacaaagaataaaaaaggaaaggaaaagaaggacaTGTGAAGATGggaaatgtctttttttttttaatcatatagGCACGAGAAATATACTGAGTGAGGGAAACTGAGAGAGAATGGGAAAACATAAGAATATAAAGGCTTTGAAAACCTCGGTTTTCATTATTGCCCAAAACCAACACtacacaaaccgcatgtaaaactGGTTGTGAATCGAATAACAAAAAACctaataaaaaatagtaaaaccaGACCGTATGcaaaacgattctgattttgCCTGATTCCTATccagttcggttttgatttcactTTATTGAAATATAAACCACACCACAACCGAACCAAATAAGCAGAACCGCaccaattaacacccttactCGGCGTGTACCTACGCCCAAACATAGCCCAATGCAAAAAGACCGGCGCTGCCCCTGGTCCTTTCCGCCTTTCCAGGGGGCATCGTCGGTTTTTTCGTGATGAGCTGTGTTTGGATGGGCACAGGTACACATCGAGGCACAACAcggttagtgttctttctccaaTTCTCCCTAAAATATAATACTTGGAAATTAAGTTCAACACTAGTAAGAGTATAATACAATCTAACATTGGCCTTTGCTTATGTTTATACGTTATTCGTGGAGTAATCTAAGTATATGGTGAGTGACCAAGAAGCCATGGAAGCCATTAATGGTTTTAGTGAATTTGAAAAAGAGCGATGACCCGAGGGAATGAGATTTTAATAGTAAACAAAGCCCCTTCTAAGGAATTCAGAATTTTTGGTACTGGATTCAAGATTGCATACCATCCATTTTAGTGCCACAATTTGAGAATCTAATTATCACTGATTGATTGCTTACTCCAATGTAGCAAATGTTGTATTGCACAAGAATgtgccaaaattttgacataGTTTTGAAATTATTGCAATACTTGTCAATGTGAGCTTCTAATTGAAACTTGAGATCTCCATACTAAATTGCAATAAAGGGCTTAGTGTTCCCCAACTTCAAGAGGAGCCTTTCCTCCTCAaccttccttttaatttttgggtGCAGCTCCTCTCCAATCACTTGAAAGTAATCACTTGAAAGTAGGGGTGTAAGCTTGGCCCTGTTGGTCCGACCCAccttggcccgccctgagcccgaacagggcctgggctggatttttcaatccTGAGGTAAGTTAGGGTTGAAATCTTCAAGCATTGAGTTAGGATTGGgccgggccagggttgaggcctcgggctaagcccagccTGGCCCGGCCTTGTTAGGTTatgttttacaatttattgtttacattttgtaaattttttatatCTAATATCTATTTGTTTACCAAAGAAAGCTTATTTATCTATTGAACgtaaatatttacaattttaagattggtctaagttttttaacccaaagaaagtCTAATAGTTATTGAATACGAAACAAACAAATAtccaatcacatgtgtctcatttttttatgcATAGGGCGacgtaaatggcaaaaaaatagGGCAAGTCAGAGCCAACCaggccctagcaaaaatcaaggtcaaaggcccaacccaatccttggcaaaaatcagggtcaatcagggctaaCCCGACCCAGCCCAGCCTAGcccgatcagggtcaatcagggtcgggttgggctaggcTGAGCCCGACAGGGTTGGGcatgggttgagatatcttggcctgACCTAGGGCCgagttgggcttgggttgagctaagaggactcagggttggactagggttttaaaaaacccggtcCTGTTTCACCGATACTTAGTGACTTCAGAGGATCCATGGCAAGGTTTTTAAAATCGAAAGTTGGACGGAATTGATCGATTTTCGCATTTttggacgataaaaacaattatttttcaacaaaaaaacaactatttttctcatccgagaatgcaaaatcgacctagaatgcatttcaagaatatataccaaacacaaccttgatgtattatttttttctaagATGGTAATCAATTTCAGATGTCATTTCTTAACCGTCGATATCGATAGTAATCATGGATGGAGTCTGGGGCATGATATCTACAAAGATTGATGTGATCCCAATCCGATGGTGAGATTataaaagggagaaagttctctgtgtgggagtgtggcttatgccaacactcccatgagtctatctctctcctcctcatttgaaaagacacctctgcccctttgttttaacgaggagagagatagacacatgaaagtgctgacgtaggccccACTCCCGGACACAGTaaactgcttcccattataAAGATACACATGATTGGACATCATCAAATCGAAACCCTTCAGAAATTCAAAACGACACCCAAATATCCATGTCAGCATACAGCTGGGAAAAGATGCCTCTATGTTCACATTCTTGGTCTCGCTTATCATTAGAGATTCTGACTGttatccccccctcccctctcctcaGGCCCTGGATCCTATTTGGGCTGCTCTTCCTTTCCTCCGCAGGCCCCCCTTGGAAGGTGTGACATCACTTCATGGACAGCTTCCCAGTCTGACTTATTTAGTTTGAAATCTGCTTGGAATCTCTTCAGTCATTTGGAGCaatgtttttggtttaaaagtCAAATCCCCTGTTACAGCTTCACCCTTGGCGTGCCCTTTGAAACTGccttcctacccaagccttcctcgtCATTAGACACATTTTAGTGTCCCCTTGCTGCACTCTTTGTTGGACTGGCCAGGAGGATATTGATCACCTTTTCTTCAAATGCCCTTTCTCCTCGAAGATCTGGATTTGGCTTCTTGCTCGTTGCTGGTCGGCTCAGAGGTGGTTCTTCCTTTCcatagagaatggatttgggtggatATTACTTTTGGTGGTTCTTCCTTCTGTGATCGAGTGGGTAAATTGGCTTTTAGTGCTCCTATTCCTGACATTTGATATGAAAgaaatcttagaagatggactaCCAAATCCAGATCCTTtaatcagatttgggattccatctcctttgacatCAAATCCAATCTTTCAGCAATTCCTATTCGATTCTCAAATTCCCAAAGAAATAGGCATATTGTATCCTCTTGGAATTTTGTCCTTTGAGGGTTGTATTTGACTCTCTTTGTGCTTTCGGGGTTTTTTAACCTCTTCATTACATAGCATATCAGACCACTAATTTATGAACTAATCCCTCACCTAATTAGAAACTTTCCTAAATTTCTAGACTTGAGAACCAAGGAATCTGAAAATAAGAACTTTCTGAAGCTTCTACAGCTTCTAAAACTAGATTCAACAGTTctttaacaaaacaaaacattcaCTCAATAAGGACCCAATCTAACCTAGACATTCTAACTGAAAAAgaggaattagaaactaacacCTAATCTTATAGGACTCAAATCTCTTaagggcttatagaattggccctttacaatagaaaacccaaaaatacttaATCCCATTGGGGACTTAAAAATTAAGTctaaccaaaattgaacctactCTAAACCACAGAACCAGAAAATTGGTTCACATTAAAAACCACAGGACCAAGAAAGGGGCCCTGGTCTTCATGCTGCTGcaagttcttcttctcttatagcCTGGATACTGCATTATCAGATTTTTAAAGACTCTCAATTAGGCTTCATGTAGTTGAGATTCTTTAATGATCGATACTCCATATGTAGATGCTCCAAAGGGAGTTGCTTCATGAAATGACTAGTTGATCAAATTCCATTAGATTGCATTGGTGTAACTACTTGTCTTAATGGAATGTTTATGTAATTATGTGCAGAGTCACTTGGTCACAGACTCACATTTATGCAATTTTATTCTTCACTAGTTATTGATAGGTAGTACTATGAATCATGTACTGAGAATTATGAGAGTCTCTACTTTAATTGTCTGATTGAAGACAGGCTTATCCATCACACTTCTGATTAGTTTGATTTTCATGGGTAAACATATGGCTTCTGCTATTCAATTTTCTGGTTATTACAGGATGTGAGACTGTAACCAGGGAAGATATCGTGGAGGCTCTAGAATGAGCAAAGTTTGGGATAAATGATAGGCAGCCAACTCCTAGTACCATAAGCAAGGAACTTGGTAAACTATTTCCATGGATGCCATCTCTATGAAGAAGGGATGACATGAGAAATGACAGGTTGCAAGGAACTCTGGGCTATCAAACACCTAACCAGCTTGTATTGGCATGTCTTGGCTTTAACACAAAAGAAAGCTTCTACATTTATGACAGGAAAAACATGGATCAACTCATCTGTGTTCATACTTAATATCTCTTGAATTTCCCTTTAGCTAGTAGGCAATCATCTCTATATTCAGTAGCACATCTTTACCTCAAACCTGAACCACTGGGTATTATTTGTGATCGTCATTGCCAATGGTGAATCCATCAACCATCCTATATATGTTCCTTTTTCAAGAGTTTTGAACATTATCAAAGCCATGTAAACACAATAAAGTAAGCTGAACAAAACAAGTTAAATCTGGCCACAGAACAAATCCAATAATCTCGGCTAGGACATTGCATGCAGTTTAACTATCAGCTTAGTAAACAGATTTCtacattaaaatattcattgCAAGCTCAATGGGCAATAGGAAATCTTAACTTCTGGATATTTGGATGGTTTGAGAGACATCTATAAGATCATTTCTGGTAATTAAATTTTGGACTAGGAATTGGGCATTAGAAAGGTGTCCATGACCATGTAGATGGATAGCAGCTCTCTGTTTTCATTATGGTGTCCCCTTCTTTCAAAAAACAGATTTTGTTAGTTGTTAAATTGAATCTCtctcattcctttttctttctctttacatGGATCAATATTTATGTCCTAGCTTACTAAGTTATGCATTTTAGGGACTGCATTTAGACTAGTCGGAAGAAAAGCCATCAGTTCAAATATGAGAACAGATCTcacaaatttcattaccatTGGCTTAACAAAGCATAGACAATTTAGGTACTATATTTACACAAGTCTGAAGAAGAGCCATCGGTTCAAACATGCATGAGAACAGATATTACAAATTTCATTGCCATTGGCTTAACAAAGCATTAACATTTTAGGTACTATATTTACCCAAGTCCGAAGAAGAGCCATCGGTTCATACAAGAGAACAGATATCACAAATTTTATTGCCATTGGCTTTATAAAGCATTAACATATTAGGTACTACCGTACTATATTTACATAAGTCCGAAGAAGAGCAATCGGTTCAAACATGAGAACAGATCTCACAAATTTCAGTGCCATTGGTTTAACAAAGCATTCGAAAGTTAATTCACAATTTAGATCAATAAGATGCTTGATGGCTAATGGCTGACTGAAGTCATCATCTTTTCAGTTAATTCACAATTTAGATCAATAAGATGCTTGATGGCTAATGGCTGACTGAAGTCATCATCTTTTCTGTCTCATTTCCCGCAAGTGCAGTCTTGAATCTCCTCTCTAACTCTTTCCTGTTTGTCCCCAGatggaggaaaagaaaatgttaAAACACACAGAAACACATGCTAAATGGCTAATTGGCTTGTTCTCTGTAAGTTGACAAATACCTCATCAGTTGTCTGTCTAATGTTGAAGCAGATAGAAGCCCTCTATTCTCTTCAGCTCTCCTGAGAAGGTAAGGCATGACCTTTCCTACAGGCCCAAAGGGCAAATACTTGCTTACTTGGAATCCTGCATTTCTTAATCCAAAGGACAAAGCATCAGCCATTCCTTTTAACTGAGCAAATTGCAACTTTTGGTTTCCTTTTCCGATCCCCAAGGACTGTGCCTTTGCTGCTGCTACCCTCCCTATTGATCAATCAAACATAACATTTAAATGAAACTGAAGACAACTACAGACCTATTTTGTGGCGGTAGCACTAGTAATAGTAGTAAAATCTCGTCGGGCTAAAGGTTTTGAGCTCTTTTACCAGAATCAAGGTTATGAGTGGCGAGAACAACCGCTGCCGATCTTTTGGCAACCTTCTCCAGCATAAATGCAGTGCAGTCATTGTAGCAGTTATGTGTGTCCTTAATGGTTCCATGAATAGGAGGAGCGACGCCCAATGAAGAAGCTATTGCACTCTCACTAGACATATAGGCTCCTCTCACCAGTTTGAAACCAATTGGAATTCCCCTTTTCTCTGCAGCTTCTGTTGCTTGAACTATCCTTTCTTTTGCATCTTTCAAGTAAGCTTGAATTGTCCCAAAAACCATCACATTGTTGTCCATGTTGAACTTGATAGCAGCTGAGTAAGTTAAGTAGTCGATTGCAGGTTCAACCAACGTGTATTCTGCATCGACCAGTAATGGTACATTGTTCTcaaggcatttttcacatagCTTATTCAATCTTTGGTGTGCTAGTTGGAGATCTTGTTCCTCTTCTGTTGTAAGAGGGTCCGGTCTTTTGAGGGTATGATAGAGAGGGCTAGAAGGGGTGAGGATTGGCAATGTATCCACCTTCCATGGAAGATGAAAGGAAGAGTCTTGTACTTCCCATCTCAATAAATCACTTACTTTTTCAAGTAGCTTTATAGGACAAATTGCAGTGATCTTCACGCAAGCAAAACTCACCTGTTTGCAAAATAACCATGGACCCATTAACTAACTTAAATCCCTTATCcaattcaatatatatatatcttccaATATCAGGTTTGATTATTCACCGAGTATAGTAAACATGATCCTCGGGCTTGTCCATCCTTAGACTGAGCTCTGCATGTTCATGGTGGCAGTTTGAGCTTTTACCATTCTATCAAGCAATGGCCCCTTTTAatgggtgtgtgtgtgagagagacacagagagagagagaacttacTGAAGAAGGTGGAAGCAATTTGATAGAGTCAACCGTCTTAAGGAACTCAACCAAGTTACGATCACACGATTGGTTATCAATGGCATCTTCCAAACCATAATCCAAAATAcctctcagcccatcatcccAAAGCTTCTGAAGAGTCCGACTAGCTTCCTCCAAGTTCTCGCCGGCACAAAAATGTTCATAAAGTGAATGCTTTACAACCTTCAATACAAGTTTATTGCCGATATTAGACTTCAGGAGCCTAGACTTCATTACCCAGATACCCAAATCAACAATAGGATCAAATGCAGCCAAGTGAAGGTTCAGAGATGATCTCATCAACTGAAAGCTCGAAAGCGACGAAAACAACTTCTCATCATCTTCCAAATTCAATAGCGATGTTGGAGATggtgatgttgatgatgatgatgttaaTAATAATGAATTCAGAATCACTGCGTCATTGTCTTGCGAAACAGAGCCAATGATGGGAGCTGAGGCGGAAGAATTCAAGATTCTGATGCGgttcaaattttggttttggaGGAGTCGTGGAGAGACTCGAATCGCCATAAAACGTTGAGACTTTGCGTTTGGGTTTTTAATTCAACGATCCTTCTTCCTGCCTTTCTCCAATGCCCGTCGGGTTTGGGTTCTGTTATATATAGACGCCGTAGAGCGATAGAAAAGAGTGGCTGATTTTGTAATTTCAACGGAATTGGAGGGTTTTGTATTCTGTTTGGGTTCTTTTTAAGGGGTCGTGAGTGGTTTTACTATGCAACGATCTCTACGGATGATCCAACTGTTAGTTACCGGTTTGGATTCTAATCAGTGGTGTAGCCAGCTGCCAGCCTGGTGATGGATAACCATTGACCAAGCTTTTACTTTTACTCTTTCACTTTGTTACCAAATGAGGctgtatcttcttcttttttttttttttttttggttaaagttACCTCCTTCTTTTTAACTTTTGGGGAAAGTTATCCTTTCACTCTTTATAGTAGATGGGATTGGAATAGCCATTACCCTTCCCTTTATTAGAGATGAGTTGGGAGAGGATATGGTAAGGGATTTACATATCTTTGGTAACACATGTGGCATCCTCTCTGTAGAGGATTTACAAGAAGGTTTATAGTTATTTGTTCCCTTATTCTCAATGATGTCAATCTTGGTTGAGCTGTGATTGATCCTGAGCCTCTCAATTTGTGAGAGATTTGCTTTGACTTTAGTAGATGGGATTGACGTGTCATCCTCTTCTCGTATACTCTTCACCCTGTTTATCCACATATTAAAAATCCATCACTTATATGTTTGATGGTCTGAAATACCCTTCAGCTTTCTATATTACTCATTCAAATATATTAAAGGAAATTTATCAGTGTCACCCCTTGACACTGGAAAcaacccatctaacctaaaaccctagttttccctataaatactagaTGGAGGCAACAACTtgtttattccaaacttgatatgcatGGTGTATtactttaagcaaccttgtgcttaaaaccctaaaccctaacaccaTTAACGACCCTTGAGATTTATTGCCAAAAACTGATGCAATGGCTAATGGGTACTTTGGAGGTGTGCAAGGAGGAAAGCCCGAAGCCTGTAGCAGAGATTGGAACGTGAAGACCGGGTTCTGCATGCTTAGTAGGCTTTTATGAGTCTGTTTTGTAAAACCCAACTCATACAGTTGCTGGTGGTTATTAATAGAACCTGGGGCGGACGAAATGGCACCGCCGCTGGTGGTGCCTGTGGGGTTATTAGTAGAAGCAATAAtgttggaagaagaagacgacgaaGCCGAAGAAGCAAATGAAGGTGGGTGAAACTTCTGTGTAAATGGGCGTAAAAGGTAGTTCGGCAGTGGAGATTCCAAATGAGTGGACCTCATGGTGGTGGAGGTTGTACTGCTGAAGAGATCGAACCTACTCCAAGGGAACGACGACACCAAAAAGGGCGGCGTGGGGATTCCCTTGAACTCCTTCACCATCGCCCTGAAATTCGACGTGTCGGTGGTGAGAAAAGGGCGTCTAGTCAGAAGAAGATGAAGCCGAAGGCTTTGCGCCGTTCTTCATCGACGTACGTAATGGCATCGTCGACAATGATAAGCCTTGGAAAGGACCAGCTTGACCAACTGAGACTAGTTGggtcgaagaagaagaagaagaacccgtCAGACCACTTATTGGGATCTCGGTGCAAGTGGGTTCAGATATTTGAGAATCTCTTTCAAAGTTATCCTCCTTAAAGTCATCGTCTTCGTCTTCGTCGTCATTATCTTTGTTATAATCTTCTACCCAACTTCCTCTTGAGTATCAATGGACGCAGCAGGAGCagcaggagaagaaggattgaCAACAGGGGCAACCGTATCAACACtgacaaaagaagaatataagTAGTCTCACGCATCCAGGGTAGAAAATCTTGGGAGAAACGAACATGAAATACCAATAAACATTGGAAATGGGGCATCTACTGTACTCGCTGGAGTGAGGAAGATGGTGGTCGGTTGATGCCGGGCTGCTTTATCGCCTGAAGGTCTCTTCTTCAGAAGACGGTAGGTTGCAGTGGATTCTCTAAGGTTGTCAgtgagtgtgaggaagaagatgggtttgtggatgttttaattgaaagggtagattaggtaCTTGGCCTACTAAGAAGGGCAgaattgttttttaaaaaatattaaatagttGACATCATCAATTAACAATTCTTAACTAAGGGGGTTTGTGTGTAATTAGTTTGGTAAACTAGGGGGTGGCGCTGATATTATGGTAGTCAGTGGGTGTGcattaaaatataggcaaacgtcaagGGTTGacgctgataatttccctatATAAAATGATGGCTATCGGTGAAGGAATTCCTCTTTCGATTACTAAACTCAATGAATTTAAGAGGACAGTTAGTTATATTAACTACGAAGTATGGTCCAACTATTTCTATGGTTCAACATCAAACGGGAACGAGACCTCTATCTGCTGcgtgagagagagtgagtgactGTATTGGTGACATTTAGCCACTATGTGTTGGTATTATTGGAGCTTGATACTAATACAATATTGATACGAATTGGGAAAAAGTGGTTCGATTTTGAAATTACGTTGATACAGGCTCGTTTCTAGCAAATCCACATTGATAACTTGATATCAAGTCGGTATCAATCTCGATTGATACCTATAACCTTGACCTTTGATAGGGGGGTTCacgaatcgttatcgtctacggttctcTGACCGGTGCGGTTTCCTACTgtctctcacaagaggggggtgggacccacccgggacacttgaccgaacactctgcccgggtgggatccaccctcctcttgtgagagacactagggaaccgcaccggtcaagGAACCGCATACAATAAAAATTCGGGGGTTCACCTAGTCAAGGAGGAGACTGTTTATAAAAATTCTTGATGGGGTGATATGTTGTTACGTGCATGACAACACGAGACAATGCAATGGGGAAATAATAGGAAGGAGTAGAGTTATacccttgttttgtttggattagTAGTTGTATTTTACCAGCTAAGTAGTAGGGAACATGGTTAATAATGAAGATAAGGAAGAGGCAGTTTGACGGGgtcggttcctctgcacgtaccaacaggtgaacgtacatgtgagagccaactaCCTGTcatatttttgccatttacaaggggaggaagggttgttatggaaacaaaattaaaatgtgattgactctgagatgtacgttcacttGTTGGTACGTGTAGTTGATCCTTTCTCCAGTTTGATAACTGAGTAGTAATTATCCAAATTGTATCATTATTTACAACtgtaacaaaaacaaaaaataaaagaaaagaaaagggagcaTGGATTAACTTGTATATTTCTCTGTCGAGAGAAAGAAGGCAATGGCTTCCTACATAAGGCCAAAGACCTCGTGTGTTGTACATGGTTGAATTAGAAAACATTTCATGCTTCAATTTTAGAATGGCATGTATACTGATCGGAgtggaatcgttatcccctccaattcgttgccccTTCCAATTCCCTCCAGTGCCTCACACAGGAgtagaaatgatcaccctaccctctgcccgaacacactgtccaaggtagggctgcaacagggttgggttgggccatGCTTTATataaccctagcccaaccctaagtccccttagctgggcccaggcccgacccgaccctaactcagggccagaaaaatccaaccctgacccgccctcagggtcgggccgggccgaccctgattggccctgatcatggggagggggaaagaaatgcatgggttggaatgggctgggaagaacttattaattttacataaaataacaatataataaattatatataacacttattgtcttcatatataatatattatataaaaaaatgtgggtgaaatttaaagtctataatgtataaattatatcaatatatatgttatggtataacttaaatcagggttgggccgggccgggccaagcttagctcaagacctcaaccctaacccaacccgaccctaactcaaggccagaaattttcagccctgacccgccctcagggccaaatatttcagcccagaccctgttcgggctcaaggcgggccaggacgggttcgggccgacagggctaaacttgcacccctagtccAAGGTGGGGTAGGCTGGTCATTTCCGCTTCTATAtgaggaattggagcgggcagcgaattggaggtga encodes:
- the LOC122671935 gene encoding proline dehydrogenase 2, mitochondrial-like; protein product: MAIRVSPRLLQNQNLNRIRILNSSASAPIIGSVSQDNDAVILNSLLLTSSSSTSPSPTSLLNLEDDEKLFSSLSSFQLMRSSLNLHLAAFDPIVDLGIWVMKSRLLKSNIGNKLVLKVVKHSLYEHFCAGENLEEASRTLQKLWDDGLRGILDYGLEDAIDNQSCDRNLVEFLKTVDSIKLLPPSSVSFACVKITAICPIKLLEKVSDLLRWEVQDSSFHLPWKVDTLPILTPSSPLYHTLKRPDPLTTEEEQDLQLAHQRLNKLCEKCLENNVPLLVDAEYTLVEPAIDYLTYSAAIKFNMDNNVMVFGTIQAYLKDAKERIVQATEAAEKRGIPIGFKLVRGAYMSSESAIASSLGVAPPIHGTIKDTHNCYNDCTAFMLEKVAKRSAAVVLATHNLDSGRVAAAKAQSLGIGKGNQKLQFAQLKGMADALSFGLRNAGFQVSKYLPFGPVGKVMPYLLRRAEENRGLLSASTLDRQLMRKELERRFKTALAGNETEKMMTSVSH